A window of Akkermansiaceae bacterium genomic DNA:
GTCACGAAGTCCCCATTCGTCGTCGCAACAAGCGTTCCCGCACCATAAACAGCCACGTCAATGGGCACGACCTCATTGGTGTTGTATGAGGTAAATTTACCGGTGCCGCTGTTGTAAGTTCCCGCCGCCTTGAAGGAGGAGCCCTGCTCGATGTTAAGAGTACCGCTCATGCCTGTCCAACTGCCGGGGTTTTTCGCATAAATCCTGACGTTGAGCCCGTTGAACTCAACTGTTGCTCCGCCTGTGACGTTAACAATCCCGTGCTGGTTGTCGCCATTGGTGAAGCGAATACCCCGAGTATCGGAAATGGTTCCAATAAGGGTGCCGGGGCCGGAGATGGTCAGTGTTTCACCATCCAAGAAGATGCCGCCTAGAGAAGTGTCTCCAAAAGTAACGGTCACTCCCGAGTTAATCGTCCAGGTGGTTGATGTATCCCCGCCGGTGCCCACGAAATACTCATCGTTCAAAGACTGGGTAGTACTGAAAACCTGGGTACCCAGGTCGAGGGTGGCGGCATGGGCGGCTCCCAGAGTCAAGGCCAGCGCGGCGGCGGCCATGGTAAGTTTGTTTAGTTTGTTTTGCATGGTTTGATGGATGGGGGTTTGAGTTGGTGATGAATTTTAATGAATCCGTTGGCTCACAAGCCATACTTGACTAATTCGATAGTCACCAATCTAGATTAAGCCCCTCTTGGTGTCAAATATATCCGCAGGGGGTCGCCTTTTTTCTCGGGGTCTGTGCGGATTCTTGAAAAATTGCTCGGTAATACGTCAATCCATCCACTCCGGTCACAGAGCATCCATGACGTGGACGGCCTGTTCCTGGTCGATTGCTTTGACAAACCTGCAAACCGGTTTACTTAAACGTTGCTTAAAACAACGTCCTTCACCGGAGTCCATGGGACGCCTAACAGGTCGGCGCACGCCAAACGCATCACCGGGTCCTCACGCGGGAGATGGTGATGCGGAATGTCAGGTCGCCGCGCTTGATGAGCAGCTCGGTGTCCTGCACCGAGGCGGAGGCGGCGAGTCTGGACAGAAAATCGCTGCTGCTTTGCACCCGCCTGCCGTTGATGGCGAGGATGTGATCGCCGATCATCAGCTGCCCCTTCAGTTTGCTCTCGGCACTGACCCTGGAAATGATGATCCCCTGCACGCCGGCGGTGAGTTCCGTGGGGGTGGCGTCGCGGACATAGATACCGATGGTGGACAGCACGGTGCGGGCGTCGAGGCGGGGGTCGATGCCGTTTTCCTCGGCGCTGAGGATTTCCTTGTTGAAGTCATCGGCCTCGCCGATTTTCGCGGTCAGGGTGTGTTTGGCCCCCTCGCGCCAGATTTCCAGGGTGACGTCCGAGCCGACCTTGCTCTGCTGGATCAGGGCGATCAGGCGGCGCATGCTGTTGACCTTTTCGCCCTTGTAACGGATGATGATATCGTCCTTGCGCAGACCGGCCTTGATGGCGGGGGAATCGGGGACGAGGCCTACGATGCGGACCCCGTCGCGTTCCTGGTAATTGAATTTACTGCGGGCGTAGGGATCGAGGTCCTGCATGGCCATGCCCAGGAAACCGCGGACCGGACGACCGCGGGCGAGGATGTCCTGCATGGTTTTCAGGGCGGCATTGGAGGGCACGGCAAAACCGATCCCCTGGAAGCCGGGGTTCTTTTTGTCGGTGGAGTAAATACGGGAGTTGATGCCCACGATTTCCCCGCGGATGTTGACCAGCGGCCCGCCGGAGTTACCCGGGTTGATCGGCGCGGAGGTCTGGAGAAGATCCACCTGGCTATCTGAAAACGGTCGCTTTTTCGCCGAGATTTTGCCATCGGTGACCGAGGTGCCGAGTCCGAAGGGGCTACCGATGGCAAACACCGTGTTGCCGACCTCGACCTTGGACGAGTCTCCGAACTTGAGGGGTTGGAACGGGCCTTTGTCATCGATTTTAAGCACGGCGATATCAACGGTCGAGTCGGCGCCGATGACCTTGGCGGAGTGGACGGTGCCATCATGCAGGGTGAGGCGAATGCGCGGGTTTCCCTGGATGACGTGGTGGTTGGTCAGGACGTGGCCCTCTTTGGTGACGATGACGCCGGAGCCCTGGCCCTGGACGGCGCGGGGCTGCACCCAGGTGCGCCCCCAGAAGTCGCGGAACCGTTCTTGTCGGATACCGGAGGTATCGATGCTGACGACGGAGGGGACCACGGCGCGGACGAGTGCCGCGCTTTCGCTGTTGATGGCGGCAAGGATTTCGACGTCCTTGAGGTTGACGGACGGTTTGTCCCTGAGTGTGTAGGTCTCGCTCTCAAAACCGTTGCTGGAACTACGCCCTGTCAGGATGTCTTTCCAGCTGTCGCCGTTCTGCAGTTTGCGGATGACAAAGACGGCGAGGAAGGCCATGCAAAAAACGGCCAGCAAGACAAGAAAGCGTCGGAATCCGTCATTCATGGTATTTTATTCTAAGGGTGAGGGGGGGGGACAGACACTCCCTCGGACCGGCCGGGGGAGTGTTGGCTGTTGGCAATGACTAGCTGTTCATTTCCTCGACAATCTTGGGATCGCCGAGAATCTTGCCACGGGCAGCGCTTGCCTTGCCAAACAGGCTGCGGATACGCTTGGCGTAGGCTTCTTTCTCCTCGCCTTCCTTTTGTCCGGCCTGGAGGGCTTTGCACAGGGTGGTTGCGGCGGTGTGATAGGCCTCCATGCGTTTGTCGATCTTGTCCTTGATTTTATCGAGATGGGCAACGGACTCCTTCGCCGTTGCTTTGGTTTCCTCGCCGAGGCCACCGTATCCGAAGGCTGACATCTCCTGGTCAATTTCATCCAGGGTTCCCCGCAGTGAGAGGGTATTGGTAACCTTCCCCTGGGCAACCTCAAGCAGCACCTTGGCGGAGAGGTGGTTGGGTGCGTTTTCGAGGACTTTTTTCAGTTGTTCCTGCACCTTGGCGTCCTTGAGAACGGACAGGCCGCTTTCCTGCACCAGGTCTGCCACGATCTGATAGGTTTCCATGGCGGTGACGATCTCACTGGATTTCTCAACGCGGGAGAGCTTGTAGGCGTCATCGAAATTCTTCTGGGTGAAGACGTTGATCTTGAGCAGGGGGGCGGGACCGTCGAGCAGGTAGGAGTCGTACACCCCCTTGGCGTTGCCGTGCGGGATACCGACGATTTTGCAGTCCTTGTTGATGGCTCCGCGGATCTTGCCGGCAACACCGCCGATGACACCGGAATCCCCGTCGGAGGTGATGGTGCCGGTGACAGCGTAGGCCGGATCAATCTCATCCCCCGTGAACAGGGAGTCAACGGCGAGGGCAAAGGCGGTGCCGGCGGACGGGCCGTCAACGAGCCCTTTATCGCCCAGGGTGATATCGACCACGACACCCGAGGGGCGTTTGTCTTTATCATAACGCACCCGGAAGAACTTGATGACCTCCTCAATGGAGCCGGCCATCATGGGCCCTACTTTCTGGTCGAATTTAAACAGAATCCCTTCCTGTCCCTCTTCCTCAAGCGCGGTGAGGCGGATGGGAAGCGCGGAGCCGGCATGTTTGCCGCTGGCGAGTTTACTCACCGAGAGGCCGATGATCTTGGTTTGTTTACGGGCGAATTTCTTGGCGGTGCCGCCGGGCATTTCACGTTCCACCTCCGTGAATTCCTGCGGGCCACCGGACCAGGGGTTGTTGTTGTGGTGGACGGCGGCCTTCAGCAGCCCCTTCCAGTTGGCTTTAAACCCGGCCTTGCTCAGCTCGCCCTGGATTTCCTTCAGTTTATCGGCTTTTTCACCGTCGGGGTCGAATTGAAGCGCGATGTCGACGCAGTAGGCGGCGCAGGTCTGGTTGTCCTTGTTGTCTTTTTTGCGGACCAGGGAGCGGATGCCGGAGTAGAGTCGGCTTGCGGTGCGTTTTTTCTCAGCACCATCCTCTTCAATGGTGTCGCCGCTGGATTTCAGCTGTTCGAGGCAGTCCTTGACCTTGATGCTGTCCTGGTCGAGACGGCCGGCAATGGCGAGGGCATACGAGCGGGTGTCATACTCGACCTTGTGGTCTTCTTCGTTGAAATCGCGGGCCACGCTGACGAGGGCGCCAACAAGACCGGCGCGATCGAATTTATTGAGCTGGATCTCCTTGGGGTTGAAGATCTTTTTTTCCATGTCGGGCGGGCGATAGGCAGCGGCAACAGGGAAGGACGAAATGATCAGACCAATGGCGGCCATAAACAGGCAGCATTGTACGAGAACGTGAGGGCGGCGGGTCTTGGTGCGGGTCATGGTGGGTGGATTATTCCTATTGATGATACTTTATGCAAAGCGAAAATCCGCGGCGAAGGGTTCTTTTTTGATAGCGGAATCTGGTGATGGTTGGGGTCAGGAGCACCTCAAGCGGAGGTGGACTGGATGCTCGGACGGTTATTTTTTCTCTGCTTTGAGCGGTGTAGGAAACCCTGCCGCCACCATGGCGCGACTGTGCAGCGCCTCGCACGATCTAACCATGTCGTAATAGAGCGCGCGGGCTTTTTTATAATCATTGCTTTTAACATCGACCGCCCTGCGGGCAATGGTTTGAAGTCGGCGGAAGTCGTTTGCCATGTCCAAGGCGTCTTTGTAGAGGCTGTCGTGGGAGCGATCCACCAGGCGCTCGATTTTATCAAGCTTCGCACGGGCGGCCTCATGGGCGGCTTTGCATGTGGAGGAGCTTATCTTATCGACGCTGATGCTGTCGGTGAGCACTCTGTACATCTGTTGGACGATGGGAATCAGCTCGTGGGCGAGTGCCTCTTCCGACAAGCGCATGGGCCGTTTACCGCTTCCTTGCAGCGACAGGATTTTGGCGGAGATGTGGTTAGGGGCGAGTTCGGCGATCTCGGCGAGACGCTGCCTCACCACGCGGTTGACGGCGAGCTTGGTCACGTCGGTTTTCCTGGCATGGTTCTGGATGGAATCAAATATTTTTTCTGCTTTTTCCAGATCGGACTCACTGTGTTTGGCGGCGACTTTGAGTGCGTCATCGAGGTTGGTGGCGGAAAAGACTTCCCAGCGTGTAAAGAAACCGGGTTCATCGTAGACGAGCACCTGAATCATCAGTTTGGCGCTTTCGGGTGAGACGATCAGCCTGCCACCGGCTTTGGATTCGCGCAGGGCGGTGAGCATTTCCCAGAAGTTCTCAGGTTGGCTGAGTCTTCCTTTTTCGTCGATGAGGGCACAGACGTGGATGTCCTCCCTGAGCGGCGTATTCCTGATGGATGCTTCAAACATCAGGGCCAGCGGGGTGGCGAGGCTGAGTCCGTTGCTCGTTCGGTAGCTGCCATTGGAAATGGTGACCTTGCTTCGATAGTGGGGGAGGCTGGAGTGACGGCTGACGAACAGGGTATAGAGCAGTTTGCCCAGGTTTTGATGCATCGAGTTGTCATCGTGGCTTTTGTTGGCAATCTCCTTGATCGAAAGGCGGTCCTTGTCATCCGGCTTGCACGGGGAAAGCTGTAACCGGACAGTGGCTATCCTGCTGAAGTAGTTGGTGCGGTACAAATCCTTGCCAGGCTCCTTGGGGTCGCGGTACTTTATTTTCGTCTGTAGGGCAAAGGGCGCTGAGACGGTCTGCTCCTTGAGGTGGAAATCGGACCCGGCCTTCGGTGGCTTGGGCTTGTCGTCCGGGTCATGCCCACCGTTTCCCACATCCGGGGACGAGCGATCGGGGTTGGCTGTGCGGTCATCCTTGGGTGGCCTGGGGAGTTTCCCGGAGGACACATAGCGATCCACGTCCGGGACAATACCCGACCAGTTCGCCAAGTCGGTATTGCCTGCCGTCTCCGCCTTCAGGGTTTTGGTGGCATCGGTGATGTAGGCGGAGAGCTGGTTGGCATCCTGTCCGGCTTCGGGGTTGGCTAGCCAGCGACTGAAAAAGCGCAGCCGTGCCTTGGCCGTGTTCATACTCGACTCACCGGATGGCTGCAGGTGTTTTTTGCCAGCGAGGGCATCATTGGTCTCACGGGCGTCCTGGCTGGCGGGGTCGAGCCTGATCGCAAGCGCCAGGAGTTGTGCTGTGGCCCGCTGCTCAGCGGGTGAGGCGTCATGCTCGCGACGGGCTATCACCACAAGATGTTTCGACAACTCCCTCATGCTGTCGACCTGGAGTGGTATTTTTTCGAGTTTGAAGATCTCCTTCGAATCATCGGGCTTGATATATGCGGCGGCATGACCCGAGCCGGGCAACAAGACCATGGCGAGGGATACACAGATGAGCCGAAGGTAAAATTGAGCCGTCATAACTTGTGTCAACGTAGGTGAACGCCAATCTTTTTCAAGACCCAATGAGCCGGAATGCAATCTTCGATGCCGCCTCATCATTTTGTGCGTGAAGTCAGGACGGAGCTGTGGTTTTCATAGGGCATGTCCACTGCAGCCGAGCCACTGATCCAATACCTTCGTCAACTGGAGTCACAGGGGCAGACGCATGTCAGTATTGATGATGAGTCACGTAAAATCCTGCGTGCGTTCTACATCCGGGCGCGCGCTGGCACCCCTGCAAAACAAGCCCGCGCACCCAAGGGCTCCAAGCCTGCCGTCGCGCGACCCACTGACGAGCCGACGTCGACCCGAGCGCAAGTCCCGGCGCTGGTGGTCACAGGAAACACACCGGCTGAAAAAATTGACTCGCTCAAGCGACAGGTCACCAGGTGGGCACCCGTGCTGGCCCAAAAAGACCTGCGCAAAACGATGGTGTTCTCCGTCGGCAACCCGTCGGCGGATGTCATGCTTGTCGGCGAGGCACCCGGTTACGATGAAGAGCGCTTGGGCGAACCCTTTGTCGGCAAAGCCGGTCAAAAACTCGACGGTATCCTCAAGGCCATGGGTATCGACCGCAGGAGTGTCTATATTTCCAACATTGTCAAATTCCGTCCGGCGATGCCCAACCAGACAACAAATAACCGCAAGCCGACCAAGGAGGAAATGGATGCCTGTTTGCCATTTATTCATGAGGAGGTCAAGGTGGTGGCACCCAAGGTGATCATCGCGCTTGGCGGCACCGCAGCGCAGGCGTTGTTGAATTGTGATCAACCGGTTGGCAGCATGCGCGGATGTTTTCACGATTACGCCGGGATTCCGCTCCGGGTCACTTACCATCCCTCCTACATCCTGCATAATGAGGCGACCTCAGAGAAACGCAAGCTCTGGGAAGACATGCTGGCTGTGATGGATCTACTGCGGATGCCAATCAGTGAGAAACAACGTGGTTATTTTCTAACAAATTAAACAAGATGCAGCTACTCGTTATCACGGTGGGCGGGACGATCGACAAGGTCTACTTCGATGCCACCTCGGAATACGAAGTCGGGGAGCCCACGGTCCCCCATATCTATCAAAGTGCCGGTGTGAGCCTGGAGTATGAGATGGTGTCCCTGATGAGAAAGGACAGCCTGGAAATGGATGATGCCGACCGCGCGCGCGTGCGCGAGGCCTGTGAACGGGCAACACAAAACAACATCCTCATCACCCACGGCACCGATACCATGACGGTCACCGCCGAGGCACTGGCAGGCATCGAAGGAAAAACCATTGTGCTTACCGGTGCCATGGCTCCGTCAAGATTCCGCGAAACCGACGCCGTATTCAACATCGGCTGTGCCACCGGTGCCGTCCAGGCCATGCCGCCCGGCGTCTATATCGCCATGAACGGCCGGATTTTCCCCGCTGGGAAGGTGAGGAAAAACCGCGATGCCCGCTGTTTCGAATCAACCGATTAGATGGCGGGCCACCACAGCTGGAGTCTGGTCACGGACGGCGTGATCTGAAAAGTCGGTGAATCCATGCTTGCACCGAACCGCTCACTTCATAACGTCCGGTCATGCCAACAAGCCATCCATTTCTCGCTGAAGATTACCACATCCGCTGGTCCACACTGACCCCCGACCACGTTGAGGCCGATATCGACGAAGGCCTTCGACTGGCCGAAGAGAAGCTCGATATACTCCGTAAGCTCCATGTCGATGAGCTCACTTACGAAAATACCTTTGCCGCCCTCGAGGTCGCATCCGAGCCGCTCGACCGCGCATGGGGACGGCTGAACCACCTCGATTCGGTCTGCAATAACGAGGCGCAACGCGTCGCCCTCAATGCCGTGCTGCCCAGGGTCACCGCCTTCTACTCAGCCATCCCGCTCGATGATGCCATTTGGGCCAAACTGAAAGCCTTCTCAGAGTCCGCGGCCGCCAAGTCACTGGACGCTACCCAGACACGCTTTGTCGAGGAAACATGTGCCAGCTTCATCCGGTCGGGTGCCGATCTTCCCGCCGATAAAAAGGCCCGCGTCGCCGAGGTGCAGGCCCGCCTTTCCGAGATCACCCAGAAGTTCAGTGAGAATGTGTTAGACTCAACCAACGCCTGGGAACTGGTCATCGACGATGAGTCCCGCCTGGCCGGACTCCCCGATTCGGCCAAGGCTGGCGCCGCCGCCGATGCCGCCGCCAAGGGTCACGCAGGGAAGTGGCGTTTCACCCTGCAATACCCATCCATGGGGCCCGTGATGCAATACGCCGACGATGATTCCCTGCGTAAGGAAATCTGGGAAGCCAGCTGCACCGTCGGTCGCGATGGGGATTACGACAACAGCGGGATTATTTGGGAAATTCTGGCTCTCCGACAGGAAAAGGCTGAGTTGTTGGGCTATCAAAACTTCGCCGACCTGACGCTTGAGCGGCGGATGGCTGGCAATGGTGCGACCGCTGTTCAATTCACCGACGACCTACACCGCAGGATTGTCGATCAATTCAAGGAGGACAACGACGGGCTGCAGGCGTGGAAGGCCGCCCAAACCGGTGAAGAGCCCGCCCTGCTGCAACCGTGGGAAGTCGGCTACTGGGCGGAGAAACGCCGCAAGGCCGAGTACGATTTTGATGAAGAGGAACTCCGCCCCTACTTCCCTCTACCCAGCGTGATGGACGGGATGTTCGGTATTGTCAGCAAACTCTACAACATCCGTATCGAAGAACGCCAGACCGGCGGGGACATCGAGACCTGGCATCCCGAGTGCCGGTTCTATGATCTTTATGACAACGCTACCGAAGAGTTGTTAGGGTCGTTCTATGCCGACTGGCATCCGCGTGAGAGCAAACGCGGCGGTGCCTGGATGAATTCCTTTGAAACCGGGCTTCCACCCGTAGGCGACCAACCACGTGAGCCCCACCTTGGCCTGATGGTGGGCAATATGACCAAACCCATCGGCGACAAACCAGCCCTCATGGATCATCGTGAGGTTGAGACGATCTTCCACGAGTTTGGCCACCTGCTGCACCACTTGTTAGGAAACGTCACCATCAAGTCCCTCTCCGGCACCAACGTCGCCTGGGACTTCGTCGAGCTCCCTTCCCAGATCATGGAGAACTTCTGCTGGGACCGCGAAAGCCTCGACCTCTTTGCACGCCATTACGCAACCGGCGAAGCCATTCCTGAAACGCTCTATCAGAAAATGATTGCAGCTAGAAACTACCGCAGCGCCGCGGCCTACATGAACCAGCTCGCCAATGGCAAACTTGACCTGTCGCTCCACATCGACCTCCCCAAATACCAAGGCCGTGACCTGGACGAGGTGGACCGCGAAATCCTGGCCGATTACAAAATGCCACTGGCCACACCGAGCCCCACAATCGCCCGTAAATTCAGCCACCTGTTCAGCTCACCCACC
This region includes:
- a CDS encoding PEP-CTERM sorting domain-containing protein (PEP-CTERM proteins occur, often in large numbers, in the proteomes of bacteria that also encode an exosortase, a predicted intramembrane cysteine proteinase. The presence of a PEP-CTERM domain at a protein's C-terminus predicts cleavage within the sorting domain, followed by covalent anchoring to some some component of the (usually Gram-negative) cell surface. Many PEP-CTERM proteins exhibit an unusual sequence composition that includes large numbers of potential glycosylation sites. Expression of one such protein has been shown restore the ability of a bacterium to form floc, a type of biofilm.), with amino-acid sequence MQNKLNKLTMAAAALALTLGAAHAATLDLGTQVFSTTQSLNDEYFVGTGGDTSTTWTINSGVTVTFGDTSLGGIFLDGETLTISGPGTLIGTISDTRGIRFTNGDNQHGIVNVTGGATVEFNGLNVRIYAKNPGSWTGMSGTLNIEQGSSFKAAGTYNSGTGKFTSYNTNEVVPIDVAVYGAGTLVATTNGDFVTFTVAVPEPSSAALLGLGGLALILRRRK
- a CDS encoding trypsin-like peptidase domain-containing protein; its protein translation is MNDGFRRFLVLLAVFCMAFLAVFVIRKLQNGDSWKDILTGRSSSNGFESETYTLRDKPSVNLKDVEILAAINSESAALVRAVVPSVVSIDTSGIRQERFRDFWGRTWVQPRAVQGQGSGVIVTKEGHVLTNHHVIQGNPRIRLTLHDGTVHSAKVIGADSTVDIAVLKIDDKGPFQPLKFGDSSKVEVGNTVFAIGSPFGLGTSVTDGKISAKKRPFSDSQVDLLQTSAPINPGNSGGPLVNIRGEIVGINSRIYSTDKKNPGFQGIGFAVPSNAALKTMQDILARGRPVRGFLGMAMQDLDPYARSKFNYQERDGVRIVGLVPDSPAIKAGLRKDDIIIRYKGEKVNSMRRLIALIQQSKVGSDVTLEIWREGAKHTLTAKIGEADDFNKEILSAEENGIDPRLDARTVLSTIGIYVRDATPTELTAGVQGIIISRVSAESKLKGQLMIGDHILAINGRRVQSSSDFLSRLAASASVQDTELLIKRGDLTFRITISRVRTR
- a CDS encoding uracil-DNA glycosylase, with the protein product MSTAAEPLIQYLRQLESQGQTHVSIDDESRKILRAFYIRARAGTPAKQARAPKGSKPAVARPTDEPTSTRAQVPALVVTGNTPAEKIDSLKRQVTRWAPVLAQKDLRKTMVFSVGNPSADVMLVGEAPGYDEERLGEPFVGKAGQKLDGILKAMGIDRRSVYISNIVKFRPAMPNQTTNNRKPTKEEMDACLPFIHEEVKVVAPKVIIALGGTAAQALLNCDQPVGSMRGCFHDYAGIPLRVTYHPSYILHNEATSEKRKLWEDMLAVMDLLRMPISEKQRGYFLTN
- a CDS encoding asparaginase, translating into MQLLVITVGGTIDKVYFDATSEYEVGEPTVPHIYQSAGVSLEYEMVSLMRKDSLEMDDADRARVREACERATQNNILITHGTDTMTVTAEALAGIEGKTIVLTGAMAPSRFRETDAVFNIGCATGAVQAMPPGVYIAMNGRIFPAGKVRKNRDARCFESTD
- a CDS encoding M3 family metallopeptidase produces the protein MPTSHPFLAEDYHIRWSTLTPDHVEADIDEGLRLAEEKLDILRKLHVDELTYENTFAALEVASEPLDRAWGRLNHLDSVCNNEAQRVALNAVLPRVTAFYSAIPLDDAIWAKLKAFSESAAAKSLDATQTRFVEETCASFIRSGADLPADKKARVAEVQARLSEITQKFSENVLDSTNAWELVIDDESRLAGLPDSAKAGAAADAAAKGHAGKWRFTLQYPSMGPVMQYADDDSLRKEIWEASCTVGRDGDYDNSGIIWEILALRQEKAELLGYQNFADLTLERRMAGNGATAVQFTDDLHRRIVDQFKEDNDGLQAWKAAQTGEEPALLQPWEVGYWAEKRRKAEYDFDEEELRPYFPLPSVMDGMFGIVSKLYNIRIEERQTGGDIETWHPECRFYDLYDNATEELLGSFYADWHPRESKRGGAWMNSFETGLPPVGDQPREPHLGLMVGNMTKPIGDKPALMDHREVETIFHEFGHLLHHLLGNVTIKSLSGTNVAWDFVELPSQIMENFCWDRESLDLFARHYATGEAIPETLYQKMIAARNYRSAAAYMNQLANGKLDLSLHIDLPKYQGRDLDEVDREILADYKMPLATPSPTIARKFSHLFSSPTGYAVGYYSYKWAEVLDADAFTRFQKEGILNQETGQAFRECILSKGNSAPAEELYRDFMGRDPDQTALLERSGLA